The Verrucomicrobiaceae bacterium DNA window TCGAGCTAGGTGCCAAAATGTCCGAATACGAAAAGCTCAAAAAGGAAGCCGAAATTTCTCAGACTGCCTACCAAACGATGTTCGAGAAAGCAGAAAGCTTTCAAAATATGTTCAACACACAAAGTGACTATGTTGCCGTGCAGGAGCGTGCCACCTCTGCTGCTGAGCACACGGAGGACTGGAAAATGCCCATCATTGTCGGTTTGATCGTGGGTTTAGGCGCTGGCATTATTATTCTCCTTCTCTTTGATCGTCTGGATGACCGCATGAACTCCTTTAGTGAATTCCAGGCACTCTTTCCCGGTGAGCAGGTGCTTGGCCAGATTCCAGAGCAGCGGCAGCGCGGTGATGTGGCACTCCTTCGCCCCAATGATGACCGCCATCTCTACGCCGAAGCATTTCGCAATATTCGTTCATCCATCCTCTTCAAAAATTGGAATGGAAGGCCGCCGAAGACCATTCTTTGCACTTCGGCTGTGCCCAATGAAGGTAAAACGACTGTTACCTCCAACTTAGCCGTTACCATGGCCCTCGCTGGTGCTCGCGTATTGCTCGCGGACTGTGACCTTCGCCGTGGTGGTGTGAGTGAGCTCTTCAAACTCCCCTCCACACCTGGCCTTAGTGAAGCCCTGCGTGGAAAACTGCATTGGCGTGACGCAGTGCAGGAAACTAGCACACGGAACCTTGACTTGCTCGCTCGTGGAGATGTCTTTGACCAGACATCCGAAATGCTCCTTTCCAAAACTGCCGAGGAGATGCTCAAGGAAATGTCGGAGGAATACGATTATGTCATCTTTGACAGCGCTCCTGTCCTCGTGGCCGATGACACCGCTTCCTTTGCGCCGAAGCTTGATACGGTGCTTTTCGTTGTGCGTATGTCCTCCACGATGGCCCGCCTCTCTGGAAAAGCGCTCGATCTTCTCTATGAGCGCCAAGTGAACATCGGTGGCGTGATCTTGAATCGCTCCAGCTCCAACCTCAAAGAGTACACTTACTACAACTACGCCAGCTACTACTACGCACCAGTTAAAACAACCCCGCAACCAGCCGTGGCTGCACCTGTGATCAAATCGTAAGACAAAGATTTCCGGTTCTTGAAAGAAGAATTCAAACTTGAATGCCTACCGCATCGAGAATGGACATTTGTTAATCATGGCTTCAAAAGTTGGACGGTTTTAGTTTCCACGAAACGTAGCGACGTCGGCCAGCCGTAGCTAATCAGTGTTATTGTCGTAGATATGTGGCTCTGATGGATAAAACCAAACCCACGATCGGTTTTTTGCAGCGGGATGCCTTGGGGGTATCTTGAAAGAGTAAGGATTTCGGCTGCGAGGAGGCGGGGGATTGACCGTTGTCTTGGGCGGACTATAAGCCGACCATTCTCCATGCCACTTCATCGTACGAGTTTTCGCCATCGCATTGCAGTGCAGCTCATGCTCGCATTCCTGCTTTGCCCTGTGCCGATACGTGCGGAGAGTGCTTTCGAGGTCGCTCCGGCTACGCCTGTCCACACTTTCTCCGAGCTCATTCAGGTCCAGGGGCTGGTGCAAAAATTTCTCCCGCGTGCTCGTGAGACATTGGTGGCGGTTCAGGTAGGTCCAGGAGCTGCGCGGGACCCTGAAGGAGCTGCCGCTAGCGGTGTCATTATCAGTCCTGACGGGCTCATCCTGACCGCGGCTCATGTCGTGGATAAGCCTGGGCGCGAGCTGCGGGTGGTCCTGGCGGACGGGAGCATCGCTACCGCCACCTCTCTGGGCATGGACATGACGACCGACGCTGCCATGATCCGGCTCAATAAAAAAAGCACCAAACCCTGGCCTCATATGCTGATCTGCCGAGATGCACGGCGCACACTTCCGGGTGAATGGTGCTTCGCTCTAGGCCATCCGGGTGGGCAGGATACACAAAGAGGCCCCGTGCTGCGTGTCGGGAAAATCATCCGCCAAACCGCTAACAATCTACAGACTGACTGCGTGCTCATGGGCGGTGACAGTGGTGGCCCGCTATTCAATCTCCAGGGGGAAGTCATTGGCATCCACAGCCTCATTTGGGAGGAACGGGATCAGAATGTCCACATCGCTATGGCACCTTTCCTCCGCTCTTGGGATGCTATGCTCGCCTCTCAAGTCATCAAAGAATGGGATAGCGGGGCAGGTGGCTTTCTCGGTGTCGTCATTATGGATGGCTATCAGTTGGAGGTGCTGGATGTCTTTGATGGCTCACCTGCTCAAAAGGCAGACCTCCGGGCCGGGGACCGCATCCTCAGTCTCAATGACGTGCCTATGACGCTCGAAGCCCAGTTCCGTGCGGCGATCCGTGCACTGCCATCTGGCGAAACGGTGATTCTCCAGCTCCTGCGTGATGGCCAGCGCCGCAAGGTCAATGTCGTCCTCGGTAGCAAACCCTCGGAAAGCTGAAACTGCATGAAAAATTCGGTTCACTTCCAGAGACACGCTACACAGCCGTTCGCGGGCATCGCTCCGCTGATCATGCCGAAGCTCTTTGCGTTTATTTTTGGTGCCGCTCTCATCAAACCAGCGTCCGCTGAGCTTTCTCGGCCCACACTGGTTCCTGAGCAGCGCACCAATGGCGCGGAGACACTCCTAGCCATCGGAAAAATGGCCCCCGAGGCGCTTCATTGTGCTGCCCGCATTGAGAGCCTACTCGGTCGAGATATTTGTGCTGCCACACTTGTTAGCGAGGATGGCTATCTTTTGACCAAGGCGAGTGATGTGCCTGATGTAGAGGCCGTGCGACTGCGTCTCTCGGACGGACGCAGTGCCAATCTCCGTGAGGTGCATCGTGACACGCGGCTCGATCTTCTTCTGGCTCATGCCGCAGGAATCACGGCGGCACGCTCTGCCACTTTTGGCCCCTCACGCACACTCAGCGTGGGCCAGTGGCTATGTGGTCAGGGTGAAGATGATAAACATGTCTCGCAGGCCCATCTGGGCGTCCTCAGTGCTGCACGCCGCCGTATCCCTGGCAATGGCGCTGCGATGGGAATCCAAATGGAGGAGTCATCTGCTGGTGCCTCCGCTCGCCCAGGAGTGCGTCTGCTAAGCATCGCCGCAGATAGCCCCGCCGAGGAGGCTGGTCTGCAAAAGGGCGACATCCTCCTGGCCATTGACGATGAGGCCGCCAGCTCTCACCGCCAGATGCATGAGCTGATCAAGGCACGCCAACCCGGCGACGTGCTCGAAGTACGCTACCTCCGTGGGAAAAGAGAGCACATCGTCCGTGTCCGACTTGCTAGTCGCACGAAAGTCATCCAAAACTGGGCTGGTGACGATTTTGCCAATGGTGGTGTCTCCCGCCGCACGGATAATTTCCCGGAAGTGATCCAGCATACGATCCCACTCGATCCTGTGGACATGGGTGGGCCTCTGAGCACGCTCGAAGGGCGTATCATCGGCGTCCAGATCGCACGCGTCGATCGTGTCACGACCTTTGCGCTACCGATGGAGATTTTTTGGACTCAGGCCCAGCAGTGGATCCAGGCAGATCGCCACCCGCCTAGAGCGGTCAAAGTGCAGCGTGGAGAATGAAAGGAGCGCCTTTTCTGTCGATTCCAAGGCTCGCAGAGCGGGCCTATTCGATCTGGATCGGTAGGGTGATGGTGGCCGGGGCACCGCTAGTGGGGGCCTCCCAGCGCAGGACTTCGATCCCTGGTTTATTTGGAGCGGCGGCATCGAGCTTGTAGATGCGGAGCTGCACGGAGGGCTTCTGCCCTTCTGCTGGTGCAGCGGGTTTCAGCCGCAGTGTGACCTCATTTTTGCCCCGCACGAGGCCACCCATGATGAGTTGTTGATCGAGTGCATGCTCCACTGGCGGATAGTCGATGCCATTCATGTTCAGCGTGGTCTCGTAGCCAAAGGATTGGAGCTTAAATCCGGCTTTAAAGTCAGGTACACGGCATAGTGGCGGTGTGGGTGGGAAACTGCCTGGTGGAGTGAATTCCGGCGCATTCAGGAATTCGGGCTTTTGGCCGCTTTCGAGCGCTTTGAGCTCCGTAGGGGCATTTTCCAGGCTGGTGACGCGATTGGAGTCGAACTTCCAAACACCGCCTTCGAGGCCGAATTTCAGTTTGATGAGTACGGCACCGTTT harbors:
- a CDS encoding serine protease; translation: MPKLFAFIFGAALIKPASAELSRPTLVPEQRTNGAETLLAIGKMAPEALHCAARIESLLGRDICAATLVSEDGYLLTKASDVPDVEAVRLRLSDGRSANLREVHRDTRLDLLLAHAAGITAARSATFGPSRTLSVGQWLCGQGEDDKHVSQAHLGVLSAARRRIPGNGAAMGIQMEESSAGASARPGVRLLSIAADSPAEEAGLQKGDILLAIDDEAASSHRQMHELIKARQPGDVLEVRYLRGKREHIVRVRLASRTKVIQNWAGDDFANGGVSRRTDNFPEVIQHTIPLDPVDMGGPLSTLEGRIIGVQIARVDRVTTFALPMEIFWTQAQQWIQADRHPPRAVKVQRGE
- a CDS encoding trypsin-like peptidase domain-containing protein encodes the protein MLAFLLCPVPIRAESAFEVAPATPVHTFSELIQVQGLVQKFLPRARETLVAVQVGPGAARDPEGAAASGVIISPDGLILTAAHVVDKPGRELRVVLADGSIATATSLGMDMTTDAAMIRLNKKSTKPWPHMLICRDARRTLPGEWCFALGHPGGQDTQRGPVLRVGKIIRQTANNLQTDCVLMGGDSGGPLFNLQGEVIGIHSLIWEERDQNVHIAMAPFLRSWDAMLASQVIKEWDSGAGGFLGVVIMDGYQLEVLDVFDGSPAQKADLRAGDRILSLNDVPMTLEAQFRAAIRALPSGETVILQLLRDGQRRKVNVVLGSKPSES